In the genome of Mucisphaera calidilacus, one region contains:
- a CDS encoding tetratricopeptide repeat protein: MTRIHNIAAALTLAALTLLAAGCVTATMHREKGQTAQARGEYAAAIDHYRACLDKEPLDHRARLYLGECLLNEGQYREAQFELEKVVAARRHDTTLANRALDRLAEALYKQDRPIDLYDLLETTTAEDPSVRSYLRQADYMIKLGDHDLAAVAFQKAANFAQPDDPEPYLAAARFFESINDNVHAARNLRYAAYVDPDHPDIDPAFRRLGIVPGPTLPLKPPALDN, from the coding sequence GCAGGCTGCGTCACCGCAACCATGCACCGCGAAAAGGGACAGACCGCCCAGGCACGGGGCGAGTACGCCGCCGCCATCGACCACTACCGCGCCTGCCTCGACAAAGAACCCCTCGACCACCGCGCACGACTCTACCTCGGCGAATGCTTGCTGAACGAGGGTCAATACCGCGAGGCGCAGTTCGAACTCGAAAAGGTCGTCGCCGCACGACGGCACGACACCACTCTCGCCAACCGCGCCCTCGACCGGCTCGCCGAGGCCCTCTACAAGCAGGACCGACCCATCGACCTCTACGACCTCCTCGAGACCACCACCGCCGAAGACCCCAGCGTCCGCTCCTACCTCCGACAGGCCGACTACATGATCAAGCTCGGCGACCACGACCTCGCCGCCGTCGCCTTCCAGAAAGCCGCCAACTTCGCCCAGCCCGACGACCCCGAACCCTACCTCGCCGCCGCTCGCTTCTTCGAGTCCATCAACGACAACGTCCACGCGGCACGCAACCTCCGCTACGCCGCCTACGTCGACCCCGACCACCCCGACATCGACCCCGCCTTCCGACGCCTCGGCATCGTCCCCGGACCCACCCTGCCCCTCAAACCCCCGGCCCTCGACAACTAA
- a CDS encoding PhoH family protein has protein sequence MTQIIRQLSGVEDPTHIKHFVLDTNVLLHNPNALYMFDDNQVIVPFAVLEELDKFKKANDDVGRSAREVIRQLDRLRQKGRLADGVAWNDKGGSIRVDFAEDVRPKALTDQVPDNRIIGVAWGLKERGFRSIMITKDINVRLKSDSLGIQTEDFEAQKVDIDHLYAGYTTLDVAGELIDQLYEEKQLEVEALAPSPEAGLLEPLGPSVLDEDEGLELHANQFVQLRNAVDESHTGLARRLADTDHLIPVHGPRKPVTGIMARNVQQTMALDLLLDDEIKLLTLLGTAGTGKTLLALAAGMTKVFAEQRYDKLLVARPIMPMGRDIGYLPGDKDEKLSAWMQPIFDNLQYLLSTRGAGSQHAESKQPEQRIEYLMSSGQLVLEPLTYIRGRSIPHQFMIIDEAQNLTPHEVKTIVSRVGEGTKIVLTGDIAQIDNPYLDASSNGLSFMVERLKGEALVGHVLLARTERSELASLAAEKL, from the coding sequence GTGACTCAGATCATCAGGCAGTTGTCGGGCGTCGAGGATCCCACGCACATCAAGCATTTTGTGTTGGACACGAATGTGCTGCTGCACAATCCGAACGCTCTGTACATGTTCGACGACAACCAGGTCATTGTCCCGTTCGCGGTGCTGGAGGAGTTGGACAAGTTCAAGAAGGCGAATGATGACGTGGGTCGTTCGGCGCGTGAGGTGATTCGTCAGCTGGACCGGCTGCGTCAGAAGGGTCGTCTGGCGGACGGGGTGGCGTGGAACGACAAGGGCGGTTCGATCCGTGTGGATTTCGCGGAGGACGTCCGGCCCAAGGCGTTGACGGACCAGGTGCCGGACAACCGGATCATCGGGGTGGCGTGGGGTCTCAAGGAGCGTGGTTTCCGGTCGATCATGATCACGAAGGACATCAACGTCCGCTTGAAGAGTGATTCGCTGGGGATCCAGACGGAGGACTTCGAGGCCCAGAAGGTTGACATCGACCACCTGTACGCGGGGTACACGACGCTGGACGTGGCGGGTGAGCTGATCGACCAGCTTTATGAGGAGAAGCAGCTGGAGGTGGAGGCGTTGGCGCCGTCGCCTGAGGCGGGGTTGCTGGAGCCGCTGGGGCCGTCGGTGCTGGACGAGGACGAGGGTCTGGAGTTGCACGCGAACCAGTTTGTGCAGCTGCGGAACGCGGTGGACGAGTCGCACACGGGCTTGGCGCGTCGTCTGGCGGACACGGACCACCTGATCCCGGTGCACGGCCCGCGGAAGCCGGTGACGGGGATCATGGCGCGGAACGTTCAGCAGACGATGGCGCTGGATCTGTTGCTGGATGACGAGATCAAGCTGCTGACGCTTTTGGGCACGGCGGGGACGGGCAAGACGTTGCTGGCGTTGGCGGCGGGGATGACGAAGGTGTTCGCGGAGCAGCGTTACGACAAGCTGCTGGTGGCGCGGCCGATCATGCCGATGGGCCGGGACATCGGTTATCTGCCGGGTGACAAGGACGAGAAGTTGTCGGCGTGGATGCAGCCGATTTTCGACAACCTGCAGTACCTGTTGTCGACGCGTGGTGCGGGGTCGCAGCACGCGGAGTCGAAGCAGCCGGAGCAGCGGATCGAGTACCTGATGTCGAGCGGTCAGCTGGTGCTGGAGCCGCTGACGTATATTCGTGGCCGTTCGATCCCGCACCAGTTCATGATCATTGACGAGGCTCAGAACCTGACGCCTCATGAGGTGAAGACGATCGTGTCGCGTGTGGGTGAGGGGACGAAGATCGTGCTGACGGGTGACATTGCGCAGATCGACAACCCGTACCTGGACGCGTCGTCGAACGGCTTGTCGTTCATGGTGGAGCGTCTCAAGGGCGAGGCGCTGGTGGGTCATGTGCTGCTGGCGCGGACAGAGCGTTCGGAGCTGGCGTCGCTGGCGGCGGAGAAGCTGTAG
- a CDS encoding GDP-mannose 4,6-dehydratase — translation MPDLNSLPTDATILVTGAAGFIGSHLVDNLLAEGHTVLGIDNFNTFYDPATKRANLAPALNNPRFTLSEIDIRERQAVHGLFEHEQPAVVIHLAAMAGVRPSIESPSLYTAVNLDGTVNLLDAAAEMNDKPRFVFASSSSVYGNNKKVPFAEHDPVDRPISPYAATKRAGELIAHTYAHLHQLPVVALRFFTVFGPRQRPDLAIAKFLKLVADEQPIPVFGDGSTSRDYTYIDDIVAGVIAAARYCGSDTHTTQQAADTPDTAPRFDIFNLGGSDPVSLTQMIETVGQVVGKQPIIDRKPMQPGDVNRTSADITKSRTKLGYQPTTSLLEGITRQWNATQANEPNAPC, via the coding sequence ATGCCAGACCTCAACAGCCTCCCCACCGATGCCACCATCCTCGTCACCGGCGCCGCAGGATTCATCGGCTCCCACCTCGTCGATAACCTCCTCGCCGAAGGACACACCGTCCTCGGCATCGACAATTTCAACACCTTCTACGACCCCGCCACCAAACGCGCCAACCTCGCACCCGCCCTCAACAACCCACGCTTCACCCTCTCCGAAATCGACATCCGCGAACGACAGGCCGTCCACGGCCTCTTCGAACACGAACAACCCGCCGTCGTCATCCACCTCGCCGCCATGGCAGGCGTCCGGCCCTCCATCGAATCCCCCTCCCTCTACACCGCCGTCAACCTCGACGGCACCGTCAACCTCCTCGATGCCGCCGCCGAGATGAACGACAAACCCCGATTCGTCTTCGCCTCCTCCTCCTCCGTCTACGGCAACAACAAAAAAGTCCCCTTCGCCGAACACGACCCCGTCGACCGACCCATCAGCCCCTACGCAGCCACCAAACGCGCAGGCGAACTCATCGCCCACACCTACGCCCACCTCCACCAGCTCCCCGTCGTCGCCCTGCGGTTCTTCACCGTCTTCGGGCCACGACAACGACCCGACCTCGCCATCGCCAAGTTCCTCAAACTCGTCGCCGACGAACAACCCATCCCCGTCTTCGGCGACGGCTCGACCTCACGCGACTACACCTACATCGACGACATCGTCGCCGGCGTCATCGCCGCCGCTCGCTACTGCGGCTCCGACACCCACACCACCCAGCAGGCCGCCGACACGCCCGACACCGCCCCACGCTTCGACATCTTCAACCTCGGCGGGTCCGACCCCGTCTCACTCACACAGATGATCGAGACCGTCGGACAGGTCGTCGGCAAGCAGCCGATTATCGACCGCAAACCCATGCAGCCAGGCGACGTCAACCGAACCTCCGCCGACATCACCAAGTCCCGCACCAAACTCGGCTACCAGCCCACAACCTCACTCCTCGAAGGCATCACCCGGCAGTGGAACGCCACGCAGGCCAACGAACCAAACGCCCCCTGCTAA
- the icd gene encoding NADP-dependent isocitrate dehydrogenase, translating to MTTATGQPVTLNNGKLDVPANPIIPFIEGDGTGPDIWHASQTVLDAAVDKAYQGDRKIAWLEVLAGEKAHNQTGNWLPDETLDAFRQYLVGIKGPLTTPTGGGIRSLNVALRQILDLYTCLRPVRWFEGVPSPVKRPDLTDMVIFRENSEDIYAGIEFEHGTDDCTKAKQLLKENFPDHFAKVRFPDTAGIGIKPVSQEGTERLVKAAIQYAIDNERDSVTLVHKGNIMKFTEGAFMQWGYETAKKHFGATELDGGPWCTFTSPKNGKTITIKDVIADAMLQQILTRPAEYEVIATLNLNGDYISDALAACVGGIGIAPGGNINYDTGHAIFEATHGTAPKYANQDKVNPGSVILSGEMMLRHLGWNEAADLIIKGMNGAIAAKTVTYDFERLMDGATLLKCSEFGNAIVKHMD from the coding sequence ATGACCACCGCCACCGGCCAGCCCGTTACCCTCAACAACGGCAAACTCGACGTCCCCGCCAACCCGATCATCCCCTTCATCGAGGGCGACGGCACCGGACCCGACATCTGGCACGCCTCACAGACCGTCCTCGACGCCGCCGTCGACAAGGCCTACCAAGGCGACCGCAAAATCGCGTGGCTCGAGGTCCTCGCGGGCGAAAAAGCACACAACCAGACCGGCAACTGGCTGCCCGACGAGACCCTGGACGCCTTCCGCCAATACCTCGTCGGCATCAAAGGCCCCCTGACCACGCCCACAGGCGGCGGCATCCGATCCCTTAACGTCGCCCTCCGGCAGATCCTCGACCTCTACACCTGCCTCCGGCCCGTCCGATGGTTCGAAGGCGTCCCCTCGCCCGTCAAGCGACCCGACCTCACCGACATGGTCATCTTCCGCGAGAACTCCGAGGACATCTACGCCGGCATCGAGTTCGAGCACGGCACCGACGACTGCACAAAAGCCAAACAACTCCTCAAAGAGAACTTCCCCGACCACTTCGCCAAGGTCCGCTTCCCCGACACCGCCGGCATCGGCATCAAGCCCGTCTCCCAGGAAGGCACCGAGCGACTCGTCAAAGCCGCCATCCAGTACGCCATCGACAACGAACGCGACTCCGTCACCCTCGTCCACAAGGGCAACATCATGAAGTTCACCGAGGGTGCCTTCATGCAGTGGGGCTACGAGACCGCCAAAAAACACTTCGGCGCCACCGAGCTCGACGGCGGCCCGTGGTGCACCTTCACCTCTCCCAAAAACGGCAAGACCATCACCATCAAGGACGTCATCGCCGACGCCATGCTCCAGCAGATCCTGACCCGACCCGCCGAGTACGAAGTCATCGCCACCCTCAATCTCAACGGCGACTACATCTCCGACGCCCTCGCCGCCTGCGTCGGCGGCATCGGCATCGCCCCGGGCGGCAACATCAACTACGACACCGGACACGCCATCTTCGAGGCGACCCACGGCACCGCACCCAAGTACGCCAACCAGGACAAGGTCAACCCCGGCTCCGTCATCCTCTCAGGCGAGATGATGCTCCGACACCTCGGCTGGAACGAAGCCGCCGACCTCATCATCAAGGGCATGAACGGCGCCATCGCCGCCAAGACCGTCACCTACGACTTCGAACGACTCATGGACGGCGCCACACTCCTCAAGTGCTCCGAATTCGGCAACGCCATCGTCAAACATATGGACTGA
- a CDS encoding 2-isopropylmalate synthase, which yields MATTQTDDEQQPTTRIRIFDTTLRDGEQSPGASLNHAEKVEIARQLERLGVDVIEAGFPITSVGDFESVRAIGQEVEGPIVAGLSRCVPRDIDRAGEALKDAHKPRIHVFCATSKIHREHKLRKAFDEIVKLSVDSVRRAREFVDDVEFSPEDGSRTELNYLAEITAAVIEAGATTVNIPDTVGYSVPAEYGHIFAELRRQIPEIDRDGIYLSSHCHNDLGLAVANSLAAVAGGARQVECTINGIGERAGNAALEEIVMALRTRSDHFGRYVTNIDTTRIYPTSRMVSSLTGLSVQRNKAVVGDNAFAHESGIHQDGVLKHRETYEIMDPRDIGVPASKLVLGKHSGRHALADRLEQLGYSVEESMLQQVYERFKALADKKKDVYDEDIEAIVDQLMEKSRALWTLKQFQVIAGTGAMPTATVTLADSSGQEKTEASVGDGPVDAIYSAIQSITGVRVRLEDFATRSITQGKDAQGEVQVRVDHHGQKARGRGLSTDTVEAATLAYLAAINRIRTAPLETAEAEAASP from the coding sequence ATGGCCACGACGCAGACGGACGATGAACAGCAGCCGACGACGCGTATCCGGATCTTCGACACGACGCTCCGTGACGGCGAGCAGTCGCCCGGCGCGAGCCTGAATCACGCGGAGAAGGTGGAGATTGCGCGTCAGCTCGAGCGTCTGGGCGTGGACGTGATCGAGGCGGGTTTCCCGATCACGAGCGTGGGTGATTTCGAGTCGGTGCGTGCGATCGGTCAGGAGGTGGAGGGGCCGATCGTGGCGGGCTTGTCGCGTTGTGTGCCGAGGGACATCGATCGTGCGGGCGAGGCGCTCAAGGATGCGCACAAGCCTCGGATTCACGTGTTCTGCGCGACGTCGAAGATTCACCGCGAGCACAAGCTGCGCAAGGCGTTTGATGAGATCGTGAAGCTGTCGGTGGACTCGGTGCGTCGTGCGCGGGAGTTCGTGGATGACGTGGAGTTTTCGCCTGAGGACGGCAGCCGGACGGAGTTGAATTACCTGGCGGAGATCACGGCGGCGGTGATCGAGGCGGGGGCGACGACGGTGAACATCCCGGACACGGTGGGGTATTCGGTGCCGGCGGAGTACGGGCACATCTTCGCGGAGCTGCGTCGGCAGATTCCCGAGATTGACCGTGATGGGATTTACCTGTCGAGTCACTGCCACAACGATCTGGGGTTGGCGGTGGCGAACTCGCTGGCGGCGGTGGCGGGGGGTGCGCGTCAGGTCGAGTGCACGATCAACGGGATCGGCGAGCGTGCGGGGAACGCGGCGCTGGAGGAGATCGTGATGGCGCTGCGGACGCGTAGCGATCACTTTGGCCGGTACGTGACGAACATCGACACGACGCGGATCTATCCGACGAGTCGGATGGTGTCGAGTCTGACGGGTCTGTCGGTGCAGCGGAACAAGGCGGTGGTGGGCGACAACGCGTTCGCGCACGAGAGCGGGATCCATCAGGACGGCGTGCTCAAGCATCGCGAGACGTACGAGATCATGGACCCGCGTGACATTGGTGTGCCGGCGTCGAAGCTGGTGCTGGGCAAGCACTCGGGGCGTCACGCGTTGGCGGACCGGCTGGAGCAGCTGGGGTATTCGGTGGAGGAGTCGATGCTGCAGCAGGTTTACGAGCGTTTCAAGGCGTTGGCGGACAAGAAGAAGGACGTTTATGACGAGGACATCGAGGCGATCGTCGATCAGCTGATGGAAAAGAGCCGTGCGTTGTGGACGCTCAAGCAGTTCCAGGTGATTGCCGGGACGGGCGCGATGCCGACGGCGACGGTGACGCTGGCGGATTCTTCGGGGCAGGAGAAGACGGAGGCGTCGGTGGGTGACGGGCCGGTGGACGCGATCTACTCTGCGATCCAGTCGATCACGGGTGTTCGTGTGCGGCTCGAGGATTTCGCGACGCGTTCGATCACGCAGGGCAAGGATGCGCAGGGCGAGGTGCAGGTGCGTGTGGATCATCACGGGCAGAAGGCCCGGGGTCGCGGTCTGTCGACGGACACGGTGGAGGCGGCGACGCTGGCGTATCTGGCGGCGATCAACCGGATCCGGACGGCTCCGCTGGAGACGGCGGAGGCGGAGGCGGCTTCGCCATGA
- a CDS encoding GNAT family N-acetyltransferase: MMLAAREVGLRDGGVVLLRSPEEADVERLLGYLDRVRQETDNLLFSPLDPLPSVEEERQWVRRSLEGPRSLTVVAERGDELVACCGVEGFDNVRRAHVVNLGISVLAAWRGLGLGRVLMETLIDWCRAHDEVTVVQLGALADNLRACGLYRSLGFVDEGRRVRAYCRETTGYVDELLMSLWVGEGVGASAGVGSE, translated from the coding sequence ATGATGCTGGCGGCGCGGGAGGTCGGGTTGCGTGACGGGGGGGTTGTGTTGCTGCGTTCGCCTGAGGAGGCGGACGTGGAGCGGCTGCTGGGGTATCTGGATCGCGTTCGCCAGGAGACGGACAACCTGTTGTTTTCGCCGCTGGACCCGCTGCCGAGTGTCGAGGAGGAGCGTCAGTGGGTTCGTCGGAGTCTGGAGGGCCCGCGGAGCCTGACGGTGGTGGCGGAGCGGGGTGATGAGCTTGTGGCGTGTTGCGGGGTGGAGGGTTTTGACAACGTTCGGCGGGCGCACGTGGTGAATCTTGGGATCTCGGTGCTGGCGGCGTGGCGGGGGCTTGGGCTGGGTCGTGTGCTGATGGAGACGCTGATTGACTGGTGCAGGGCGCACGATGAGGTGACGGTGGTGCAGCTGGGGGCGCTGGCGGACAACCTGCGTGCGTGCGGGTTGTACCGGTCGCTGGGGTTCGTGGATGAGGGGCGTCGTGTGCGGGCGTACTGCCGGGAGACGACGGGTTACGTGGATGAGCTTTTGATGAGCCTGTGGGTGGGGGAGGGCGTGGGGGCGTCGGCGGGGGTCGGTTCGGAGTAG